The uncultured Desulfuromonas sp. genome has a segment encoding these proteins:
- a CDS encoding helix-turn-helix transcriptional regulator — protein sequence MDFSVMSDKAVLRELGSRIRQLRLNRNITQEDLADRVLLSVGTIKSLERGQGKLTTLVAVLRELDAMPGLEQLLPEPRLSPQQLLKMQGERRQRATSSKDKSQPEESEW from the coding sequence ATGGACTTTTCCGTCATGAGTGACAAAGCTGTTCTGCGAGAGCTCGGCAGTCGCATTCGTCAGCTGCGGCTCAACCGAAACATCACCCAGGAGGATTTAGCCGACCGGGTCCTGCTCTCCGTCGGCACCATTAAATCTCTGGAGCGGGGGCAGGGTAAACTGACCACCCTGGTGGCAGTGCTGCGTGAACTCGACGCCATGCCCGGCCTGGAGCAGCTGCTTCCCGAGCCGCGTCTGAGCCCGCAACAACTGTTGAAAATGCAGGGCGAGCGTCGCCAGCGCGCGACATCCTCCAAAGATAAATCTCAGCCGGAGGAAAGTGAATGGTAG
- a CDS encoding Cache 3/Cache 2 fusion domain-containing protein, with amino-acid sequence MKIRTKIILTSLSLVLVTVVSVLGVAIYQNTILSQRVSGEIDSLARREAACISQDVFLMCRSAQESVQLMVDAGLNVARETLTSLGEITFDADSVQWQAVNQYTKQPQQVSLARMMVGETWLGQNTSVDVATPVVDKVQTLVGGTVTIFQRMNDQGDMLRVATNVVKKNGQRAVGTYIPYTNPDGRTNPVIAKVLSGETYRGRAFVVDDWYITAYEPIWDKQHTTVIGILYVGVKQENIKSLRHGILDIKVGKSGYVYVLGGKGDLQGSYIISQGGKRDKENILDVKDADGSSIIRTIVDKALALPSYSRGEIPIAFEHYNWKDQGNSEARSKVAAITYFAPWDWVIVAGYYTDDFAASHNLVHDAVTTQLMWIVSIAALMLVLSVIGSYLLANSVSRPLVLTSNMMTDLQNGHLDKRLNLNRKDEIGEMAEVVDRFADNLQQEVVTAFEKLASGDFTFKANGVIAVPLAHANAAMNETMAQIRAFGEQIASGSNQISDTSQALSQGATEQASSLEEIAASLNESSAQTSANAENASVANQLTTSAKKAGEAGSQHMGQMVAAMNDINASGEQIGKIIKTIDEIAFQTNLLALNAAVEAARAGQHGKGFAVVAEEVRNLAARSAKAAHETAELIEGSVEKTVNGTQIASQTAEALQEMVEEITKVSDLIGEIATASQEQAQGISQINIGVGQIDTVTQQNTASAEESAAAAEQLNSQAEQLRTMLSRFTLDSSSAGINRAPSDEPPLEIGWGE; translated from the coding sequence ATGAAAATCAGAACAAAAATCATTTTAACGTCATTGTCTCTGGTGCTGGTCACGGTTGTTTCCGTTCTGGGAGTCGCCATTTATCAAAACACGATTCTCAGCCAGCGCGTCAGCGGCGAAATTGATAGTCTGGCCCGCCGAGAAGCGGCATGTATTTCTCAGGATGTTTTTCTCATGTGTCGTTCGGCGCAAGAGTCTGTCCAACTCATGGTCGATGCGGGCCTCAATGTGGCCCGCGAAACACTGACGTCTCTCGGCGAGATTACTTTTGACGCCGACTCTGTTCAATGGCAGGCGGTCAACCAGTACACCAAACAACCGCAACAGGTCTCGCTTGCGCGTATGATGGTGGGAGAGACCTGGCTGGGACAGAACACCTCGGTCGATGTTGCCACGCCGGTTGTTGACAAGGTGCAGACATTGGTCGGCGGGACGGTCACTATCTTCCAACGGATGAATGATCAGGGGGATATGTTACGTGTTGCCACGAATGTGGTGAAAAAAAATGGCCAGAGAGCTGTGGGAACCTACATCCCCTACACCAATCCGGACGGCAGAACAAATCCGGTTATAGCTAAAGTCCTCTCCGGAGAGACCTATCGTGGTCGGGCATTTGTTGTCGATGACTGGTATATTACGGCCTATGAGCCGATTTGGGACAAACAGCATACGACCGTGATCGGGATTCTCTATGTCGGTGTGAAACAGGAGAATATTAAAAGCCTGCGTCACGGTATCCTCGATATCAAAGTCGGAAAAAGCGGCTATGTTTATGTGCTCGGCGGGAAAGGCGATTTGCAGGGCAGCTATATCATTTCTCAAGGCGGCAAGCGGGATAAAGAAAACATTCTCGATGTAAAAGATGCCGATGGCTCATCGATTATTCGCACAATCGTTGATAAGGCGCTGGCACTGCCATCGTACAGTCGCGGAGAGATCCCGATCGCTTTTGAGCACTACAACTGGAAAGATCAGGGTAATAGTGAAGCGCGCAGCAAGGTAGCGGCCATCACTTATTTTGCCCCGTGGGATTGGGTTATTGTCGCCGGCTATTACACCGATGATTTTGCTGCATCGCACAATCTGGTCCACGATGCTGTGACGACGCAACTGATGTGGATTGTTTCGATCGCCGCATTAATGCTGGTTCTGTCGGTTATCGGCAGCTACCTGTTGGCCAACAGCGTCAGCCGTCCTTTGGTTTTGACATCCAACATGATGACCGATCTGCAAAATGGCCATCTGGATAAACGGCTCAATCTCAACCGCAAAGATGAAATCGGAGAGATGGCTGAGGTCGTTGACCGATTTGCCGATAATCTGCAGCAGGAAGTGGTTACCGCGTTTGAGAAGCTGGCCAGTGGCGATTTCACTTTTAAAGCCAATGGCGTGATAGCCGTTCCCCTTGCCCACGCCAATGCCGCCATGAATGAGACCATGGCGCAAATTCGCGCCTTTGGTGAACAGATTGCCTCCGGCAGTAATCAGATTTCCGATACCAGCCAGGCCCTGTCACAGGGGGCCACGGAACAGGCCAGCAGCCTCGAAGAGATTGCCGCTTCGCTCAATGAAAGTTCGGCACAGACCTCTGCCAATGCCGAAAATGCCTCTGTCGCCAACCAGTTGACCACCTCAGCGAAAAAAGCCGGTGAAGCCGGCAGCCAACATATGGGGCAGATGGTCGCGGCCATGAATGACATCAACGCTTCCGGAGAGCAGATTGGCAAGATCATTAAAACCATTGATGAGATCGCCTTTCAAACCAACCTGCTGGCCCTCAATGCTGCTGTAGAAGCGGCTCGTGCCGGGCAACATGGCAAAGGTTTTGCCGTCGTCGCCGAAGAGGTCCGAAACCTCGCCGCACGCAGTGCCAAAGCCGCTCACGAGACGGCAGAGCTGATCGAAGGTTCCGTTGAAAAAACCGTTAACGGCACCCAGATCGCATCCCAAACCGCCGAGGCGCTGCAGGAAATGGTTGAAGAGATCACAAAAGTGTCCGATCTCATCGGTGAGATCGCCACTGCCAGCCAGGAGCAGGCGCAGGGCATTTCCCAGATCAACATCGGCGTTGGCCAGATCGACACCGTTACCCAGCAAAATACCGCCAGTGCCGAAGAAAGTGCTGCCGCGGCCGAACAGCTCAACAGTCAAGCCGAACAACTGCGTACCATGCTGAGTCGTTTTACCCTGGACTCTTCTTCCGCAGGGATCAATCGTGCACCCTCAGATGAGCCGCCCTTGGAGATCGGCTGGGGCGAATAG
- a CDS encoding rubrerythrin family protein translates to MPTTNEHLKEAFSGESQANQKYRAFAKQAEKEGFSNIAKLFRTTAEAERIHAEGHLKALDMIANTADNLQAAIDGETYEFTEMYPPMLEQAVSDGHKAKTMFKFAVDAEEVHAQIYAKALEAVKAGKDMDVAEFYLCPICGYIELGSAPEKCPVCGAKSSVFCQID, encoded by the coding sequence ATGCCAACAACCAACGAACATCTCAAAGAAGCCTTTTCAGGAGAAAGTCAGGCAAACCAGAAATATCGCGCTTTTGCCAAACAGGCCGAAAAAGAAGGGTTTAGCAACATTGCTAAATTGTTTCGCACCACGGCCGAGGCGGAGCGCATTCACGCCGAAGGCCACCTCAAGGCTCTGGATATGATCGCCAACACCGCCGACAATCTTCAGGCGGCCATTGACGGCGAGACCTATGAGTTCACCGAAATGTATCCGCCCATGCTGGAGCAAGCGGTGTCTGATGGTCACAAGGCGAAAACCATGTTCAAGTTTGCCGTTGATGCTGAAGAGGTGCATGCACAGATCTACGCCAAAGCTCTTGAGGCTGTAAAGGCGGGTAAAGATATGGATGTTGCAGAATTTTACCTCTGTCCGATCTGCGGTTATATCGAGCTGGGATCCGCTCCGGAAAAATGTCCGGTCTGCGGAGCGAAAAGCTCGGTATTCTGCCAGATCGACTAA
- a CDS encoding 3-deoxy-7-phosphoheptulonate synthase class II: protein MSDSSANWHPSSWCKFPAAQTPPWPDPEEYQQTIETISEFPPLVFAGEIRALKDVLAKAAEGEAFLLQGGDCAENFSQCTAPYIRETLKVLLQMAIILTYAGGKPVAKVGRIAGQFAKPRSSNMEKIGDLELPSYRGDMVNSPEFTAEARRPDPQRLIKGYYVACATMNLLRAFTKGGYAALHRVHAWNQDFVKNSPVGQNYEVLAEQISQALNFFETIGLDVDSPRFNQANVYTSHEALLLGYEEALTRRDSTTGQWYDCSAHMIWIGDRTRQLDGAHIEFFRGVLNPIGVKIGPSYNLDETLRLIEILNPENEPGRLTLITRFGAGKVGDYLPPLARAVKKAGHKVVWCCDPMHGNTYVAESGHKTRNFDDIMGEVGSFFDIHRSEGTNPGGVHLEMTGENVTECIGGGRKIENDHLKLNYATQCDPRLNAEQSLDLAFHLAQLVHG from the coding sequence ATGTCTGATTCATCTGCAAACTGGCATCCATCGAGTTGGTGTAAATTCCCTGCGGCGCAGACACCACCGTGGCCCGACCCGGAGGAATACCAGCAGACGATCGAAACAATTTCCGAGTTTCCCCCTCTGGTTTTCGCGGGTGAAATCCGTGCTCTGAAAGATGTTCTGGCAAAAGCGGCTGAAGGCGAGGCGTTTCTTCTTCAGGGTGGGGATTGTGCTGAAAACTTCTCCCAGTGTACGGCGCCGTATATTCGTGAAACGCTTAAAGTTCTCCTGCAAATGGCGATTATCCTAACCTATGCCGGCGGTAAACCTGTCGCCAAAGTGGGACGCATTGCCGGCCAGTTCGCCAAACCACGTTCATCAAACATGGAAAAGATCGGCGACCTGGAATTACCCAGTTATCGGGGAGACATGGTGAACAGCCCGGAATTTACCGCGGAGGCACGCCGTCCGGACCCTCAGCGATTGATTAAAGGCTACTATGTCGCCTGTGCGACGATGAACCTGCTGCGCGCCTTTACCAAAGGGGGCTATGCCGCCCTTCATCGGGTCCATGCCTGGAATCAGGATTTCGTCAAGAATTCTCCGGTAGGACAGAATTATGAAGTTCTGGCTGAGCAGATTTCCCAAGCGTTGAATTTCTTTGAAACCATCGGCCTCGACGTTGACAGCCCCCGTTTCAACCAGGCCAATGTCTACACATCCCATGAAGCGCTGTTGCTCGGTTACGAAGAAGCATTGACACGCCGCGACTCGACCACGGGCCAATGGTATGACTGCAGCGCTCATATGATCTGGATTGGTGATCGAACCCGTCAATTGGATGGCGCACACATCGAGTTTTTCCGTGGCGTTCTCAACCCAATCGGCGTCAAAATCGGTCCCAGCTATAACCTGGATGAGACGCTACGCCTGATCGAAATACTCAACCCTGAAAACGAACCGGGAAGACTGACCCTGATCACCCGTTTTGGTGCCGGTAAAGTTGGCGACTATCTGCCGCCGTTGGCACGGGCGGTCAAAAAAGCCGGCCACAAAGTGGTCTGGTGTTGCGATCCGATGCATGGCAATACGTATGTTGCCGAAAGTGGCCATAAAACCAGAAACTTTGACGATATTATGGGTGAAGTGGGCAGTTTCTTTGACATTCATCGCTCTGAAGGGACCAATCCGGGCGGGGTTCATCTGGAGATGACCGGTGAGAACGTTACGGAGTGTATCGGTGGCGGGCGAAAAATTGAGAATGATCATCTCAAGCTGAATTATGCCACCCAGTGCGATCCTCGCCTGAACGCAGAACAGAGTCTTGATCTTGCATTTCATCTGGCACAGCTGGTTCATGGTTAA
- a CDS encoding rubredoxin produces the protein MQKYRCSICKYIYDPEVGDETNGTPPQTDFEDLPEDWTCPNCGVEKSLFEPA, from the coding sequence ATGCAAAAGTATCGTTGTTCGATCTGTAAATACATCTACGACCCTGAAGTCGGCGATGAAACCAACGGCACGCCTCCACAAACCGACTTTGAGGATCTCCCCGAAGACTGGACGTGTCCGAATTGCGGCGTTGAAAAGTCGCTTTTCGAACCGGCTTAA
- a CDS encoding NCS2 family permease — protein sequence MIERLDRLFQLSERGSDVRTELISGITTFLTASYIIFVHPAMLAETGMDRGALTTVTCLVAALATLLVAVMGNAPLMMAPGMGLNAFFTYGMVMGQGVSWQTALGVVFLSGVVFLLLSLLGVRQHIVKAIPLPLQIAAGVGIGLFIAFIGLQNLGLVVKNSATMVQLGSFSTGAFIGLFGLLLIVILEIRQVRGAMLIGITVTTLIGMLIGQVPLPERLVSLPPSPAPLAFQLDLVSALSISLWSSVFSFMFVDLFDSLGTLVSVCRDARLLERQGTVPLISRLLNADALATIGGALLGTSTTTTFIESGSGVSAGGRTGLTAVATAGMFLLALFFTPLIAIVPPYATAPALIVVGLLMMRHVAQIPFNDIQQGAPAFLTIVMIPLGYSISTGLAFGFISYVLIQLILGQIRQCSPTLIIIALLSAVSLMVG from the coding sequence ATGATTGAACGACTGGATCGCCTGTTTCAACTCAGTGAACGCGGCAGTGATGTGCGCACTGAGCTGATCTCCGGCATCACCACCTTTCTTACCGCCTCCTACATTATTTTTGTCCATCCGGCCATGCTCGCCGAGACCGGCATGGATCGCGGGGCGCTGACTACCGTTACTTGTCTGGTCGCCGCTCTGGCCACTTTGCTTGTGGCCGTGATGGGTAATGCACCGCTGATGATGGCGCCGGGTATGGGGCTGAACGCCTTTTTTACCTACGGCATGGTCATGGGGCAGGGGGTGAGCTGGCAAACCGCTCTCGGGGTGGTATTTCTGTCCGGGGTGGTGTTTCTGTTGCTCAGTCTGCTCGGAGTCAGGCAACACATCGTCAAAGCCATTCCCCTTCCATTACAGATTGCCGCCGGAGTCGGCATTGGGCTGTTCATCGCGTTTATCGGTTTGCAGAACCTCGGGCTGGTGGTCAAAAACTCGGCCACCATGGTTCAGCTCGGCTCCTTTTCCACAGGGGCGTTTATCGGCCTGTTCGGCCTGTTGCTGATCGTCATTCTCGAGATCCGTCAGGTGCGCGGTGCCATGCTCATCGGCATTACCGTCACCACGCTGATCGGTATGCTGATCGGCCAGGTGCCGCTGCCTGAACGGCTGGTGTCCTTGCCACCGTCACCGGCTCCCCTGGCCTTTCAGCTGGACCTTGTTTCGGCCCTGTCCATCTCACTGTGGTCGAGCGTCTTTTCCTTCATGTTCGTCGACCTGTTCGACAGCCTCGGCACTCTGGTCTCCGTTTGCCGTGATGCGCGTCTGTTGGAACGGCAGGGTACTGTGCCGCTGATTTCGCGGCTGCTCAATGCCGATGCCCTGGCCACCATCGGTGGCGCACTGCTCGGCACCAGCACCACAACCACCTTCATCGAATCGGGCAGCGGGGTCAGTGCCGGAGGCCGCACCGGTCTCACCGCCGTGGCCACGGCCGGTATGTTTCTACTGGCATTGTTCTTCACCCCGCTCATCGCCATTGTGCCACCTTACGCCACCGCCCCGGCGCTGATCGTCGTCGGCTTGCTGATGATGCGCCATGTGGCTCAGATCCCATTCAACGACATCCAGCAGGGGGCTCCGGCGTTTCTCACCATCGTCATGATTCCGCTCGGCTATAGCATCTCTACCGGACTGGCGTTCGGCTTTATCAGCTACGTGCTGATTCAGCTGATTCTCGGTCAGATTCGCCAGTGCAGCCCGACGCTGATCATTATTGCGCTGCTGTCGGCGGTGAGTTTAATGGTGGGCTGA
- a CDS encoding phosphoribosylaminoimidazolesuccinocarboxamide synthase, translating into MTPIVMQSSCPDLKLVNQGKVRDIYDVGEYLLIVTSDRISAFDVIMNEGIPQKGYVLTEISKFWFEKMTDIIPNHIVSTNVDEFPPETHQYREQLEGRSMLVKKAEPLPVECIVRGYISGSGWKDYQKTGAICGIPLPEGLKESDKLPEVIFTPSTKAELGEHDENIPFSKVEELCGKELAAKVRDTTIAIYERARDIADEKGIIIADTKFEFGMLDGELIWIDEALTPDSSRFWPKDQYQPGGPQPSFDKQFLRDYLETLDWGKSAPAPDLPKEIVEKTGQKYMEALTRLAQPTTLNTAPSGCCGGGCGCS; encoded by the coding sequence ATGACTCCGATCGTAATGCAGAGTAGCTGCCCCGATCTCAAACTGGTCAATCAGGGAAAAGTCCGCGACATTTATGATGTCGGCGAGTATCTGTTGATCGTCACCAGTGACCGGATTTCCGCCTTTGATGTCATCATGAATGAAGGCATTCCGCAAAAAGGTTACGTGTTGACTGAAATCTCCAAATTCTGGTTTGAGAAGATGACCGACATCATTCCCAACCACATCGTCAGCACCAACGTCGATGAGTTTCCGCCCGAGACGCACCAGTACCGCGAGCAGCTTGAAGGGCGCAGCATGCTGGTTAAAAAGGCCGAGCCGCTGCCCGTTGAGTGCATCGTGCGCGGTTACATCTCCGGTTCCGGCTGGAAAGACTACCAGAAGACCGGTGCCATTTGCGGTATTCCGTTGCCCGAAGGTCTTAAAGAAAGCGACAAGCTGCCCGAAGTCATCTTCACCCCGTCGACCAAGGCGGAGCTTGGCGAGCACGACGAGAACATTCCGTTCTCCAAAGTTGAGGAGCTGTGCGGCAAGGAGCTGGCCGCTAAGGTGCGCGATACCACCATCGCCATCTACGAGCGGGCCCGTGACATTGCCGACGAAAAAGGCATTATCATCGCCGATACCAAATTTGAGTTCGGCATGCTTGACGGCGAGCTGATCTGGATCGACGAAGCTCTGACTCCCGATTCTTCCCGCTTCTGGCCCAAAGATCAGTACCAGCCGGGTGGTCCTCAGCCCAGCTTCGACAAGCAGTTCCTGCGTGATTACCTCGAAACCCTCGACTGGGGAAAATCCGCTCCGGCCCCTGATCTGCCCAAAGAGATCGTCGAGAAGACCGGCCAAAAATACATGGAAGCCCTGACCCGTCTGGCCCAGCCGACGACGCTGAACACGGCACCGTCCGGGTGTTGTGGCGGCGGTTGCGGCTGCTCCTGA
- a CDS encoding SurA N-terminal domain-containing protein yields the protein MLDLIRKKQKTTLVKVVFWVIIATFIGTIFLVWGKGRDQQRDITVAAQVNGTDISFEQFRTTYSNMYNLYHNLYGQNFTPELEKQLQLTRQSINLLIDQALLLEEAERMHLSISDDELVQTIAEVPAFQVDGVFNKEQYISVLSYQRMTPELFEQMQKQQMLVNLTQAQIRSEAVVSDEDVADEYRRLNEKVNLSYVAFKTGDFTDAVKVTDEGLSSYYAANQESFRVAQQVALSLVTLSPADYLEQVTLEEGDIQRYYDRHLANYAIPEQVSAAHILIPVAADADDAQREKQRALAEQVLEKAQTGDFAKLAKQYSADAATAKKGGELGLFQRGVMDPAFESAAFALTKDTLSPVVETRFGYHIIKGGEHIEAGFTPLAEVRDEVEKALRLDEARKLAYEKAMDAYNLNRKENNFSAAAETLGATPVETGLFSQAQAIPAVGISAELTEKAFAANAGELLAPVNTTRGVVLATVTENVASHIPELSAVKAEVTEAYKRQQAVVLAEEAAQQALDKIQQGAKLTSIADKGRPVEETGLFSRALGEFVPTLGNVPGLAEAAFNLSIKEPVASQLYSAGETFYVVRLKQLQPADPNGLTEEESQRLQQTVLARKQDELLRGKLEQLKQTAEVIIAPAILRSMEEGNES from the coding sequence ATGCTGGATTTGATTCGTAAAAAGCAGAAAACCACTCTCGTGAAGGTGGTTTTCTGGGTCATTATCGCAACGTTTATCGGCACGATTTTCCTCGTTTGGGGTAAGGGCCGCGATCAACAGCGAGACATCACCGTAGCGGCACAGGTCAACGGAACCGATATCAGTTTTGAACAGTTTCGCACCACCTACAGCAACATGTATAACCTGTACCACAACCTTTACGGACAGAACTTCACGCCGGAACTTGAAAAACAGCTGCAGCTGACCCGTCAGTCCATCAACTTGCTGATTGACCAGGCCCTGCTGCTTGAAGAGGCCGAGCGCATGCACTTGTCGATCAGCGATGACGAGCTGGTTCAGACCATTGCCGAGGTTCCGGCTTTCCAGGTAGACGGCGTTTTCAACAAAGAACAATATATTTCAGTTCTCAGCTACCAGCGCATGACGCCGGAACTGTTTGAACAGATGCAGAAACAGCAGATGCTGGTGAATTTGACCCAGGCACAGATTCGCAGTGAAGCCGTTGTCAGCGATGAAGATGTTGCTGATGAATATCGCCGTCTCAACGAAAAGGTCAATCTGAGTTACGTGGCGTTCAAGACGGGAGATTTTACCGATGCGGTCAAGGTGACCGACGAAGGGCTTAGCAGCTATTACGCGGCCAACCAGGAGTCCTTTCGTGTTGCGCAACAGGTTGCACTGAGCTTGGTCACTTTGAGCCCTGCCGATTATCTGGAGCAAGTGACCCTCGAAGAAGGGGATATCCAGCGCTACTATGACCGCCATCTGGCCAATTACGCCATTCCTGAACAGGTGTCGGCAGCGCATATTCTCATTCCCGTCGCGGCCGATGCCGACGACGCGCAGCGTGAAAAGCAGCGTGCCCTGGCTGAGCAGGTTCTGGAAAAAGCTCAAACCGGCGATTTTGCCAAGCTGGCCAAGCAATATTCCGCTGATGCCGCTACGGCCAAAAAGGGCGGCGAACTGGGACTCTTTCAGCGTGGCGTCATGGATCCCGCTTTTGAGAGTGCCGCCTTTGCGCTGACGAAAGACACGCTGAGCCCTGTTGTGGAAACGCGTTTCGGTTATCACATCATCAAAGGGGGCGAGCACATCGAGGCCGGCTTTACGCCGTTGGCCGAGGTGCGCGATGAGGTTGAAAAGGCCCTGCGTCTCGATGAGGCCCGTAAGCTGGCCTACGAGAAAGCTATGGACGCCTACAATCTCAACCGCAAAGAGAATAACTTCAGTGCCGCCGCTGAAACTCTTGGTGCGACACCGGTTGAGACCGGCCTGTTCTCTCAGGCACAAGCCATTCCTGCAGTGGGTATCAGCGCCGAGTTGACCGAGAAAGCCTTTGCCGCCAACGCCGGAGAGCTGCTGGCGCCGGTTAATACGACCCGTGGCGTGGTTCTGGCCACGGTGACTGAAAATGTGGCCAGCCATATTCCTGAGCTGAGCGCCGTTAAAGCCGAGGTGACTGAAGCCTACAAGCGTCAGCAGGCGGTTGTTCTGGCTGAAGAGGCCGCCCAGCAGGCCCTGGATAAAATCCAACAAGGTGCTAAGCTCACATCAATTGCCGACAAAGGCCGCCCGGTTGAAGAGACCGGTTTGTTCAGTCGAGCCTTGGGTGAGTTTGTGCCGACCCTCGGCAATGTTCCGGGACTGGCCGAGGCCGCGTTCAACCTCAGTATCAAAGAGCCGGTGGCTTCTCAGCTGTACAGTGCGGGGGAAACATTTTATGTTGTTCGTCTCAAGCAACTGCAGCCGGCGGATCCCAACGGCCTGACCGAAGAAGAATCACAACGTTTGCAACAAACCGTTCTGGCTCGTAAGCAGGACGAATTGCTGCGCGGCAAACTGGAACAACTCAAACAAACTGCCGAGGTGATCATTGCTCCGGCAATCCTGCGCTCAATGGAAGAAGGGAATGAATCATGA
- a CDS encoding rod shape-determining protein yields MLNLLNALWGIFSNDLAIDLGTANTLVYLKSKGIVVSEPSVVAVQKDSTGAKKVLAVGVEAKKMLGRTPGSIVAIRPMKDGVIADFDITEEMLRYFIHKVHNRKALVRPRIVICVPSGITQVEKRAVKESAESAGAREVYLIEEPMAAAIGAGLPITEANGNMIVDIGGGTTEVAIISLAGIVYAKSVRVGGDKLDEAVTQYIKRKYNMLIGERTAEQIKIEIGSAHAGEEESTMDVKGRDLVTGIPRTITINSEEIREALAETVNAIVEAVRVALERTPPELAADIVDRGIILAGGGAQLRNLDELLRRETGLPVMIADDPLSCVVLGSGMVLDELDLLRRVTVVT; encoded by the coding sequence ATGTTAAACCTGCTTAACGCCCTGTGGGGTATCTTTTCCAACGATCTCGCCATCGACCTGGGCACGGCCAATACCCTGGTCTACCTGAAAAGCAAAGGGATCGTTGTCAGTGAACCGTCCGTGGTTGCCGTCCAGAAAGATTCAACCGGGGCAAAAAAAGTTCTCGCGGTTGGTGTGGAAGCCAAAAAGATGCTCGGCCGGACTCCCGGCAGTATTGTGGCCATCCGCCCGATGAAGGATGGTGTGATCGCCGACTTCGACATCACCGAAGAAATGCTGCGCTATTTCATTCATAAAGTCCATAATCGCAAGGCGTTGGTTCGGCCGCGCATTGTCATCTGTGTTCCTTCAGGCATCACGCAGGTGGAAAAACGGGCGGTTAAGGAATCAGCGGAATCGGCCGGCGCCCGCGAAGTTTATCTGATCGAGGAGCCCATGGCAGCCGCCATTGGTGCCGGGCTGCCTATTACCGAGGCCAACGGCAACATGATCGTTGACATCGGCGGCGGCACCACCGAGGTGGCGATCATCTCCCTGGCGGGCATTGTCTACGCCAAAAGCGTTCGCGTCGGCGGCGACAAACTCGATGAGGCCGTCACCCAATACATCAAACGCAAATACAACATGCTTATCGGTGAGCGCACCGCAGAGCAGATCAAAATCGAAATCGGCAGTGCTCATGCCGGTGAGGAAGAAAGCACCATGGATGTCAAAGGCCGCGATCTGGTCACCGGCATCCCCCGCACGATCACCATCAATTCAGAAGAGATTCGCGAGGCCTTGGCCGAAACGGTAAATGCCATTGTTGAGGCAGTACGTGTTGCCCTGGAGCGCACCCCGCCTGAGCTGGCCGCCGACATCGTCGATCGCGGCATCATTCTCGCCGGCGGTGGAGCGCAGTTGCGTAATCTCGATGAGCTTCTGCGGCGTGAAACCGGCCTGCCGGTCATGATTGCCGACGATCCGTTGTCATGTGTTGTTCTCGGCTCCGGCATGGTTCTCGA